In Nematostella vectensis chromosome 3, jaNemVect1.1, whole genome shotgun sequence, the genomic window GATCCAAGCACTTTAGATATCTCATTCTgaattctttaaaaataagaataattAATACAGTGATGACCATCCTACCATTGTTGTGATGTTTAAAAGATTTCTGCATTCTATTGAAAACGGACAATCAGGCACTAAATATGTGAGAGAAAAAAGGAATCCAAAGGTAGTACTATAAAGGTCACACTATTGACCAATGCTGAATTGAAAGTTCAGAATTATGTTAAGTTCtgaagacaacaaacaaacaaataaatacctCTGCTCAATATCTGGGTTATTTCCAATCTCAAAGACAGTAAAGGCAAGAAGATTGGAGGTTGTTTCTTGTCCTGGATAAACAGATCAAATCAATTGTGTAATATTATACATAGTTGTAACTCCTTTATCTTTATcaccacatcatcatcataatcaccatcattatcatcatcatcaccaacaacattttcaataaaattattataagcCATAACATTTTTTTGGAGTTTCAGAGAAATAGGTACATAAGATCCAGATTTTCAATGGTATAGCCATGCAGAAAAAGTATCAGTGAGAAATTGATACATTAAAATCCTGAATACAAGTCAAGAGCACCCATTTTGGGGGTTCAGGCTGGGTTCTTATATTGCAAAATCAGGCTGAAAGTTCTCTTTTTCTCTAACTGTAACAGGGCAGACTAAGTATGATAAAATAAAAGTGAGCAACTCTTTTCATCTACACATAATACAACTTTTTCATCTTCACTTAAAACAATTTGATAACATATTTCCAAATCCAAATACAGTATATTGCTTGTGTACACTTGATGTGCAATGCAAGTAGAACTACTAGCATTCATACTACCACTACCATACTATCAGAAATCTTGATTGTTGGACTCTTGGATTCTTCTTTAGACTCCACAGAAATGCTTTCTTTAAAGGctatcataaccatcatcattacctgCTATAAAGAATGTAACAAAATCATCAACCAGCTCTTCCATTGGAACATTCACATCTTCCTTGCACATGTATAATATGTGGTTTAACACATCCTTAGGCATATCCATTCCTTTCTCAATGGCAGCTTTCCGTTTGAGAATAACCTTCTCTCCAAATTCCCGAAGAAATTTGATATCCTTGATAACTTTCTGCTGGTAAGGATACATGAAAGGGTTGATGCGCCAGAAGGGGCTGCGGAATTGCTGCTGTATTCCCATGAGGGTAGAAGAGTTGGCTGAGGGGAATGGGGTGTTATCATCCTTGATTGCATCTAGGTCTATGTCAAATGCAACCTGCAAATATGGCCAACACAGTTTGAGGGCATTTTCACAACTTAATATGTATATCATACCAAAATGAATTGATTAtacaggatttgctgaggggggTTTGCTGACACACTTCTTGGTTGCCAAGAGGGTGCAGCACCGGAGAATTCCCCGATTCTATCAACACTGGTGGCTTGCTGGTAAGTCTAttcacaaataaataaatcaactGATTGATAAATTGATTGATTTTATTACTGGTATTTATGAATATCATGAAAATGGCCAGGTAAATTCAATGCAAAAGTTCCAGAGATATAAATTTTGCCTACATAGTAGAAGATCAGTTTATTAGTCACAATACCTGGAGCCAGTATAAAACTTAGTGGTTACTAATGTGGCTATACACATTCAAGGTTTATGTGTCATATTAGACAGTGACAAATAAGATTCCTATGTAACAACTGTCCTGTCTTTTAAAACTAGCACTAATCAATCAAAAATATCATGTGCAGCATTGTGATCATTCTACTTACTTTTCCAATAACATCCAAAGTTGTCCGAGACAGCTCATCAGCCAAGTCCACCTGGGTCTTCCCATCACTGATGAGTGACAGCTTGTCAATCATTCGCTCGCATATCACGTTAAAAGGTGACATCAAGTTCATGAGGTTTTTCCTATGAAAAGCAGGGTTTAGCAGCGTTCTTTTCTTGTGCCAGGCTGACGGATCAGGCTCTGTAAGGATTCCACGGCCTGTACATCGCTGGTTGTAAACAAACTGCAATTTTTCGTAAACTCGAGTCGACTTTGGAAGATCGTAAGTCACTAAGACCTTTTTTACCATTTCTGGAGATACCACGAATACAACAGGATTGTGGAAAGCCCAGAAGACAATAATAGGACCATACTTGTTGGTCCATTCTATCACGACTT contains:
- the LOC5514253 gene encoding cholesterol 24-hydroxylase codes for the protein MTDMVTDLPVYLSVCFALFAIFGSVFAYSCYLFYVHRLYSHIPSPPRDSFFFGHVPYIRRERTRGREIHEVVIEWTNKYGPIIVFWAFHNPVVFVVSPEMVKKVLVTYDLPKSTRVYEKLQFVYNQRCTGRGILTEPDPSAWHKKRTLLNPAFHRKNLMNLMSPFNVICERMIDKLSLISDGKTQVDLADELSRTTLDVIGKVAFDIDLDAIKDDNTPFPSANSSTLMGIQQQFRSPFWRINPFMYPYQQKVIKDIKFLREFGEKVILKRKAAIEKGMDMPKDVLNHILYMCKEDVNVPMEELVDDFVTFFIAGQETTSNLLAFTVFEIGNNPDIEQRIQNEISKVLGSRQFVEYQDLGKLQYLGQTLKESLRLHPPIPGFSRFTPDAIELGGYAIPANTGIAVDVFATHRYPGVWTEPDKFNPHRFGPGSDDTITSSMFLPFANGPRTCIGKMFAEFEAKVIMARLYQEFKIKLVPGQKLLYDLHLTMRPKGGVLCTLDKR